A single window of Caldicellulosiruptor bescii DSM 6725 DNA harbors:
- a CDS encoding DeoR/GlpR family DNA-binding transcription regulator — MLSATRRQKIKEILMEKKSVTVTELCNIFNVSDETIRRDLKKLEQEGIIEKNYGGAILKEGVSIVPPISQRSKEFIQEKERIALEAINRIKEGMVVILDTGTTTQQIARKLKSFQHITVITNGINIVNELITNNSINLFLVGGKVKNSNFSTVGPEAQKAFLQFSADIAFIGTSGISLEKGLTTSDVFEAEVKRAMIDSSKEVIVVADSSKFKKNAMVSFATLSKVSEIITAGEISDELVENFRQKGVKITVV, encoded by the coding sequence ATGCTTTCGGCAACGCGCAGGCAAAAAATTAAAGAGATATTGATGGAGAAAAAGAGTGTGACTGTTACAGAACTTTGTAATATTTTTAACGTGTCTGACGAGACAATAAGAAGAGATTTGAAAAAACTTGAGCAGGAAGGGATAATCGAGAAAAATTACGGTGGGGCTATTTTAAAAGAAGGGGTATCAATAGTTCCACCTATTTCCCAGCGCTCAAAAGAGTTTATCCAGGAAAAAGAAAGGATTGCACTTGAGGCGATAAATAGAATAAAAGAAGGTATGGTTGTAATTCTGGATACAGGAACAACCACACAGCAGATAGCAAGAAAACTCAAGAGTTTTCAGCACATAACTGTGATAACCAATGGCATAAATATAGTAAATGAACTAATAACTAATAACAGTATTAATTTATTTTTAGTTGGAGGCAAGGTGAAAAATTCTAACTTTTCAACAGTTGGGCCAGAAGCCCAGAAAGCATTTTTGCAGTTTAGTGCTGATATAGCTTTTATAGGAACAAGCGGAATTTCTCTTGAAAAAGGTCTTACAACCTCTGATGTTTTTGAAGCAGAGGTAAAAAGGGCTATGATAGATAGCAGCAAAGAGGTCATAGTTGTTGCAGACAGCAGCAAGTTCAAAAAAAATGCAATGGTTTCGTTTGCAACATTGAGCAAAGTGTCTGAAATTATTACAGCAGGCGAGATAAGTGATGAACTTGTAGAAAATTTCAGGCAAAAGGGTGTGAAGATAACTGTAGTATAA